Proteins encoded in a region of the Vicia villosa cultivar HV-30 ecotype Madison, WI linkage group LG5, Vvil1.0, whole genome shotgun sequence genome:
- the LOC131606705 gene encoding uncharacterized protein LOC131606705, translating to MDNQIDAFLKKLSYGAIAIASLTLFSLFLRTPDTCVPQEAPSKPHLRFPKSSCDFISTRPHLPSDKKNNRLWSSRDWNNKLHSISLIFLPIRDLGLLPNHSKIVCVSAGAGHEVAALQSLGVDDVTGVELFDSPPLVSRADPHNLPFFDGAFDFGFTARFDEALFPARFAAEMERVIRPGGVCFVLVGECGSHEVRDVVRLFRKSKFVSSSNVTFIGSRMTSILLRTRKSS from the coding sequence ATGGATAACCAAATAGACGCATTCCTAAAGAAACTCTCATACGGCGCCATAGCCATAGCTTCACTCACActcttctctctcttcctccGAACCCCCGACACCTGCGTCCCTCAAGAAGCCCCTTCCAAACCCCACCTCCGCTTCCCCAAATCCTCCTGCGACTTCATCTCCACCCGCCCCCACCTCCCCTCCGACAAGAAAAACAACCGCCTCTGGTCCTCCCGCGACTGGAACAACAAACTCCACTCCATCTCCCTCATCTTCCTCCCGATTCGCGATCTAGGTCTCCTCCCTAACCACTCCAAGATCGTCTGTGTGTCCGCCGGTGCCGGTCATGAAGTTGCTGCGTTACAGAGTCTCGGTGTCGATGATGTTACGGGAGTTGAGCTTTTTGACTCTCCGCCGCTTGTGAGCCGGGCTGATCCGCATAATTTGCCGTTTTTCGATGGTGCGTTTGATTTTGGGTTCACTGCGAGGTTTGATGAGGCGCTGTTTCCGGCGAGATTTGCGGCGGAGATGGAAAGGGTTATTAGGCCGGgtggtgtttgttttgttcttgttggGGAGTGTGGGTCACATGAGGTGAGAGATGTTGTTCGGTTGTTTAGGAAGTCAAAATTTGTTAGTTCGAGTAATGTTACTTTTATTGGAAGTAGAATGACAAGTATTCTTTTGAGAACTAGAAAATCTTCTTAA